Within bacterium, the genomic segment CTCTTCCTGATCGAGGATGGTAAAGTTGTGAAGGGACTCAAGAATTTCCGGTTCACCGAATCGGTTCTACACGTCCTGAACAATGTCGAAGCGTTGTCGAAGCAGTTGTATAAAACCAGTTCCTTCTGGGGTGGCGGCGGCACCATCGTACCGGCAATGAAGGTGAACGATTTTCATTTCACGAGCAAAACCGAAAACTAAGGCGGAAGGAGAATTTCTAAGATGCGCGATTTAGCAGAACGTGCGGTAGACACCGCCAAAAGTCAAGGCGCGAGTTATGCCGACTGCCGGATTATTTTCACGAAAGAAGAAACGATCTCGACGAAAAACGGTAATGTCGGCGATTTGGATATCGGCGAAGACATCGGTTTTGGCGTGCGGGTATTAGCCGACGGCGCGTGGGGATTTGCTTGCAGTCCCAATGTCACGGCAACGGAAATCGATAAGGTTGCGGCGGAAGCGGTGCGAATCGCCAAAGCGTCGGCACGGTTAAAGAAAGGGGACGTCCAACTCGTCTCGGAACCGACCGTTGACGAGCGTTGGCAGACGCCGATTGCGGAAGATCCGTTTTCGGTATCGTTGGAAGATAAACTCGAATTACTATTCTCCATCGATAAGGTGCTGCGGAGCGATCCCCGCATTAAATCTGCCGAAGGAACACTTTCCTTCAAAGATGAGCATCAATGGATGGCTACCAGTGAAGGGAGCTTCATCGACCAGCAACTCATCCGCAGTGGCGCCGGTTATGCAGCGACCGCGGTGGGGAATAATGAAGTACAAGTACGAAGTTATCCCAATTCGTTCCGGGGACAGTATATGTCGCTCGGTTACGAATTAATCCGCTCGATGAAGTTACTGGAAAATGCCGACCGGGTACGGGAAGAAGCGATTGCGTTATTAACCGCTCCGACCTGTCCCTCCGGCGTCCGCGACATCATTATCGA encodes:
- a CDS encoding TldD/PmbA family protein, giving the protein MRDLAERAVDTAKSQGASYADCRIIFTKEETISTKNGNVGDLDIGEDIGFGVRVLADGAWGFACSPNVTATEIDKVAAEAVRIAKASARLKKGDVQLVSEPTVDERWQTPIAEDPFSVSLEDKLELLFSIDKVLRSDPRIKSAEGTLSFKDEHQWMATSEGSFIDQQLIRSGAGYAATAVGNNEVQVRSYPNSFRGQYMSLGYELIRSMKLLENADRVREEAIALLTAPTCPSGVRDIIIDGSQLGLQIHESVGHATELDRVLGMEANYAGMSFATTEKLNNFTYGSPIVNLVCDTTVPGGLATLGWDDDGVRAQRWHLVKNGKFVGYQFNRELAHTIGANRSSGNNRAMGWSHIPIVRITNLSLMPGEWELDNLLADTEGGLMMETNRCWSIDQWRLNFQFGVEAAWEIKGGKKGQILKNANYQGITPEFWGSCDAICNNNHWVLWGVHNCGKGQPGQTAEMSHGAAPTRFRNVKVGVGN